The nucleotide sequence TGCCCGGGACATCTGGCTGCACCTGAAGGGCCGGCCCTCGACCCACGTCATTATCACAACCGACAAGCAGAAGGTGCCGGGCAGCGTCCTCGAGGCGGCGGCAAAGCTCTGCGTCGACTTCTCGGTGATGAGCCCCGGGGTCTTCGAGGTCGACTACACCCCGCGGCGCGAGGTGAAGATCCAGGAGGGGGCGAATGTGCTTTACAACAAGTACGAAACGATCGCTGTCTCCAAACAGGCCGCTGTCCCCGGGCCATAGGGGGTACAGCCTACTTGTTGTATAATCCCTTTAAAAACGGGATGAAAATGGCAGCAACGGAGACGACAAAAAGGGTAGTAACGGGAGCCGCACTGATCGGGGCGGTTGTCCTGCTGGGCTGGATTGACAACTTCATCCTGATGTGGGCGGTCCTCGGCGGCGTCTACCTGCTCGCCTTCTACGAGGCGGCCAACCTCTACGGCCTGCACCATAACGCCTCTTTCGCCTTTGCGGCGATGCTCTGGCTCCTGGCCGCCGTCTACCCTTACGCGGACGACCTCTTCGTGTTGATGGGCGTTGCCTTCGCCGCCTATGCCGCCTACAAACCCCGTACCGACTGGCGTCTCTTCCTCCCCTTTGCGTACCCGACGGCGGGGATGCTCTTCTTCCTGACCCTCTATAAAGACTACGGCCTGGTGGCAATGGCATGGCTGATCGTCGTCGTCGCCGCGGCCGACATCGGGGCCTACGTGGTCGGCAAAAGCATCGGCAAGACGAAGTTCTCCGAAACGAGTCCGAACAAGACGCTCGAAGGCGTCATCGGCGGGGTCGTCATCGCTACCGTTGCCGGGGTTTTCGTGGGGCTGCGCGTCGTGAATCTTGAGGTCGCTATTGCCGTGTCGCTGGCGACGGCGGTCAGTGCCGTGTTCGGCGACCTCTACGAGAGCTACCTCAAGCGCAAGGCCGGCGTCAAAGACAGCGGCAACGTCCTGCCGGGCCACGGCGGGGTACTCGACCGTATCGACGGCTACCTCTTCGGGGCCGTCGTGATGGTGATTTTGCTGCGGGGCCTCGTCTAGCGTGATTATTCTCGGTTCGACCGGCTCCATCGGTGTCAACGCCCTGGCGATTGCCGAGCGCTTTTCGCTCAACGTCGAGGCCCTCGTTGCCGGCAACAGTATCGACCGGCTCAACCGGCAGATCGAGAAGCACCGCCCCAATTGGGTCGTCATCGCGAACGAAGCGGATATCCCCAGGGTCAACCACCCCAACGTCCTGAGCGGCGAGGAGGCGATCCTGCGGGTGATCGAGGAGGCGGATTCCGAGTTCGTCGTCAATGCCCTGGTGGGCTTCCTGGGGCTTCGCCCGACCCTCAAGGCGCTCGAGCGCGGCAAAAAGGTCGCCCTGGCGAACAAAGAGTCCCTGGTAGCGGCGGGGGCCTTTATTGATACCTCCCGCATCCATCCCATCGACAGCGAGCATTTCGGGCTCTGGTACCTTCTCAATGACAGCCGCCCGGTGAAAAAGATGACCATTACCGCCAGCGGCGGGGCGTTCCGGGACTGGCCGCTTGAGAAGCTCTCAACGGCGACGCTGGAAGACGCCCTCAAGCACCCCAACTGGTCCATGGGGCAGAAGATCACCATCGACAGCGCCTCAATGATGAACAAGCTCTTCGAACTGCTCGAAGCGCGCTGGCTCTTCGGGGAGCTCGATTACGACGCCATCATAGAGACCCGTTCGCTCATCCACGCCTTTGTCGACTTCGCCGACGGTTCGACGACGGCGCACATTGCCGGGGCGAACATGCAGCTGCCGATCGCCTACGCCCTGATGGGCAAGGTCGAGGAGCAGATCCTTGAGCCCGTGGACCTGCTGAAAGTCGGCGGCCTGGAGTTCCGCGAGATCACGCAGGAGCGCTACCCGGTCTGGCAGATCAAGGAGGCGCTGCTGCGCGAACCGCAGCGCGGGGCTGTCGTCAATGCCGCCAACGAGGCGGCCATCGCGCAGTTCATTGCCGGGAAGATCGGTTTTCTTGACATCTCCCGCCGGGTCGTCGATGCCTTTGAGCATTTTGACCGGGTTCCGGGGAGCGTCGAGGAGGTCTTTGCCATCGACGAAGAGGTACGCGCCTACGTGGGGGCAATGTCATGAGCAAAAAGGTCCTTCTGCTGCACGGCTGGGGCGGCAGCGACTACCCGCACTGGCAGAGCTGGCTGGCGGGAGAGCTGGCCAAAAATTACGGCACCGTGAGCTTCCCGCTGCTCGACCATCCCCACTTCCCCTCCAAGAACCGCTGGATGCGTCAGGTGAAAGCGTTGCTGGAGGCGTTCAAACCCGACGTCGTCATCTGTCACTCCCTGGCGAACACCCTCTGGTTTCATCTCTGCCATGAGGGGGAGATCGCACCGGTAGAAAACCTCTTTCTCATCGCCCCGCCGCGGCTTGACTGCGAGATCGAGACGATCAAGAGCTTCTTCCCGGTCACGCCGCCTGCAAACCTCTTTGCCGAAAACGTGCAGCTGGTGACGTCGACGACGGACCCCTATATGACGCCGGAGGAGGCGCAGGCCCTGCAGCGCGCACTGAATGTCCCCATGACGGTACTGCAAGACGCCGGCCATATCAACGCCGACAGCGCTTACGGCGAATGGCCATGGATCCTGGAACGAGTCAGGGAGTGTATATAGTGTCGATTTGTAAGAAGCGCAAGGCGCTGTGAGCTTGCTGCTGAAGCAAACCCAGTGTTAACGCAGCCGCCGGGGCTTTGCTCCGGTGGCGTATCAAAAATAAAATGGAAAAGGCCTCTTTTTGATTTTATCAATAGAAAGCAGCTGCGACGACAGTTCTATCGCGATCACCGAGATAGCGACAAAGAAACTCGTCTACCATAAGAAGATCTCCCAGGAGCTGGAGCATGCCGTCTACGGCGGGGTCGTGCCGGAGCTGGCGTCAAGGCTGCACGCCGAGGCGCTGCCGAAGATCCTGGAGGAGTGCAAGGGGTGGTTCGGGCAGCTCAAGGCCGTTGCCGTCACGAACGCACCGGGGCTCTCCGTCACCCTGGTCGAGGGGGTCACGATGGCCAAGGCACTCAGCCTGACGCTGGACATTCCGCTTATCGGCGTCAACCACCTCAAGGGGCATATCTATTCGCTCTTTATCGGGAAAGAGACACGGTTCCCGCTGACGGTGCTGCTCGTCTCCGGTGGGCATACCCAGGTGATCGAGGTGGGGAGCCTGGAGCGGATGGAAACGGTGATGCGGACCATGGACGACAGCTTCGGGGAGAGCTTCGACAAGGTCGCGAAGATGATGGGGCTGGGCTACCCCGGCGGGCCGGTCATCGAGAAGCTGGCCCTGGGGGGTGACCGGGAGCGCTACCCCTTCCCCATCCCGCTGCAGAAGCGGGGGGAGATGGCGTTCAGCTACTCGGGGCTCAAAAACGCCGTCCGTCTGGCCGTCGAGGAGGGCAGCGAAGCGGATTACCCCGACATCGCGGCCTCGTTCGAGCACATCGCGACCGAGCACCTCTTTCGAAAGTTACGAAAATATTTCAAAACCCGGCCGCCCAAACGCTTTGCGATCGTCGGGGGCGCCAGCGCCAACCGCTACCTGCGCGGGCGCATCGAGGAGCTGTTGTCACCTTACGGCGCCGAACTGCTGTTGGCGGAACTGCAGTACTGCTCGGATAATGCGGCGATGATCGGGCGGATCGCCGTCGACCTTTACGAAGCAGGGGCATTCACCTCTATCGCCGAGCTCCATAGCGCACCCAAATCTGATTTTTAAACTCAACTTAAGAGTTCCCAGGTTGGGGTCTATTAAGACAAAAGTTATCCGAATTATGTAAAACTCCTGCATCTCAAAAAAAACAGGAGCCCTAATTATGGCAACTACAATGCTCAAAGGTAACACAGTTAACCTCGCAGGTAACGAAGTAAACGTTGGTGATAAAGCACCGGAAGTTACAGTCGTAAACTCTAACGGTCTGGCAGACAAAGTTGTCGGCGGCGCGTCTGGCAAAAAACAGCTGATCGTTGTTGTCCCGTCCCTCGACACACCGGTTTGTGCTACAGAAACTCGTAACTTCAACAAGCAGGCTGCTGAGCTCGGCGATATCGATCTGACTATCGTTTCCATGGACCTTCCGTTCGCAGGCGGACGCTTCTGTTCTACAGAAGGTATCGAAAACCTGACAGTCGCTTCCGACTTCCGTAACAAAGATTTCGCGAACGCTTACGGTGTTCTGATCGCTGACGGCCCGCTGGCAGGCGTTACTTGCCGTGCTATCTTTGCAGTTGACGCTGACGGTATCGTTACTTACAAAGAGATCGTACCGGAAATCACTGAAGAGCCGAACTACGACTCTGCACTCGCAGCCGTTAAATAATCGCTCTCCCCGCCCCCTCGGGGGCAACCCTTCCCCTTTTTTTCTCCAATCTTTTTTCTTGTTACCCCAATCTGTGATATAGTCCGCCTTCATAATACTGGAGGTTAAAAAATATGAAATTATGGTTTAAAATCGTTGCCTTGACGGCACTCTCCGCCGTGCCGGTCCTGTCCGATATTTTAAGAGTGGAAGCGGGCGGCGGCGCGTGGATGCAGACGCCGAAGGGTACCATCGCCTATGAGACATCGACGGATTCGGGCAGCAGTACGAACCGCGAGGATCAGACCCAGCGCGGGTATGCCTGGCTCTATGTCAAACACCCCGTACCGGTACTGCCGAACCTGCGGCTGGAGTACTGTAACATCAGTACGGACGGTGATGTAACGGTTACACTGGGCTCGCTGATCCCTGTGACGACATCAAGCACCAGCAGCTTCGATACAAACGAATACGACGCCGTCCTCTACTATAATCTTCTGGACAACACGTTCTGGACGACCCTGGATCTCGGCGTGGACATCAAAGCGCTCGATTACCGGTTTGACGTCGCCCCGACGAACGACCTGATCGCGTACGGCGGTTACAGCAAAAGCGGTACCCTGGTCCTGCCGCTTCTCTATGCGAGGGCTCGGTTTGAAATCCCCGGGACGGGGCTTGGCATCGAAGGGCTCGGCAGCTACGTCTCCTATCAGAAGTCGCACGTGTATGACGCCCGCGTCAAGGCCGACTGGACGATGACGTTCGTGCCGGGCATCCAGCCGGGTGTCGAGGCGGGTTACCGGATCCAGAAGATCACGATCAACGTTGACGACAAAGCGATCGACGGCGATATCGACTTCAGCGGCCTCTACGTTGGCGCATTCCTGCGTTTCTGATATACTCTGTTTTTGATAACTTTGTAATAATGGAGTCAATGATGTCTATGAAACTGAAAACGGCGGCGGCACTGGTCGCGGCACTTTTCTCTCTGAACGCGTCGGCGGATTTTGTGCGTGCCGAAGCCGGTATCGGTGCTTTCAATGCTGCCCCGGGCGGGTCCTTTGAAGACAAAAGCGGTTCTCCCAGCTTTGATCTGAAAGATGACCTTGGTATCGATACGGAGAACGACCTCTACGTCTGGGCCTACGTCAAGCACCCGGTACCGGTCATCCCGAATGTCCGCCTGGAGTACCTGAACCTGACCCACAACCCGGACGGGAGCAGCGCGTTCAACGTCAGTGAACTTGACGGGATCCTCTACTACAACATTCTGGACGATACCTTCTTCGTCACCGTCGACATCGGGCTCGACATCAAATACGTGACTTCAGACAGCAAAGGCTTCGATGATTCCGAGACCCTGGCGCTTGCCTATGCCCGCGCACGGGTGGAGCCGCTCGATTCACTTGGCCTGGAGACCCTGGTCAAGGTGACGAACTACCAGGACAACAAAGGGTACGATTTCCGTATCAAGGCGGACTATACGATGACGTCCCTCCCCGTTATCCAGCCGGGTCTGGAGATCGGTTACCGCATCCACAAGGTGCAGTACGCGATCGGTGATTTCATCAACAAGGGTGAATATACCGGCGTCTACGGCGGCCTGATGCTGCGCTTCTAAAGCCAGCGCCGGTCGATAACAATCACTTCCCGCTCCAGCAGGATGCCGGTGGCCTCCTGCACGCGCTGCTGCGCCAGTTCCAGCAGCGCCACGGCTTCCTCAAACGTCCCCCTCCCCAGATTGACCAGAAAATTAGCATGCATGGTGCTGAAGGCCATATCGCCGATGCGGTACCCCTTGAGACCGACGGATTCGATCAGCCTCCCGGCATAATCCCCCGGCGGGTTTTTGAAAGCGCTGCCGGCGCTGGGGTCGGTGGGCTGATTGGCCCGCATCTGTTTGAACAGTTCGATCTTTGAGGGGTCGAACCCCGGTTCGATCTCGAAAGTCGCTTCGAAAACGACCTCGTCGATCCCCGTGGTGCGGTAGCCGTGGGGAACTTTCGCCTTGGCGTGCCAGCCGCTCTTTGTACGCAGGGCGATGAGGCGGTTGAAGATCTCATACTCCTTCAGCCCGGCGTTCATCTTCAGCATGCCGCCGAGGGTGCCCGGAAGGTGGGAGAGGAATTCAAAATGGGCGATGTCATGTTTCTTGCAAAAAGAGACGATCTTGCCGCCGGGGGTTGCGGCCCCGATATGCAGAACACCGTCTACGATGCGGATGAAGTCGTAGGTCTTGGAGAGCTTCATCAGCGGGGGGAGGTCGGTGCCGAAGAGCACGTTGTTGGCGCCCCCGATCAGGTAGGCACCGTCGGGGTAGTCGTCGCCCTCGATCATGTAGACGTCGGCGACGGGCCCGATACGGATGGAACTCAGTTTTGAGAGATCAATCGATTTGTAGGGCATATCAGCTGTGGCGGAAGTCCAGGTACTCGCGGGGGATCGTATACTCTTCGGCCCGGATGGGCGCGTCGTAAAAGCCGTGTTTGAAACCGAGTTCGTAAAGTTTGTCGATCGCCTGGTACTGCAGGGGGCTCAGCTCGACGGAGTCGTCGTTGGCATAGAGCTCCAGGTAGCGGTCCAGCGTCGGGGCGTCGATGCGCACGAGGTTGTTCTCCAGCAGCAGTTCGCAGAGCTCCGATTTGCGTTCGCGGGCGACGCGGACGGCGTCGGTGAGCGTCTGTTCATATGCGATGGCCGACGTCAGCGGCAGGGAGCGCCTGATCGCCATGCCTCCCAGCGGCAGCGGCAGGTCGGGTCCGGCCAGTGCCTGCCAGACGTCCCACAGTTCGCGTTCGACCTCGAGGGTGTCGTCGAAGGTGAGGATGCTTTCATGGATGAGCACGCCGGCGTCGACGGTGCCGTTCTTGACGGCATCCTCGATTTCGAGGAAATTCATGTAGACAATGCGCGCGTCGGGGTAGGCGATGCGGAAGAGCATCGCATTGGTCGTATAGCGGCCGCTGAGGGCAACTTTGAAGCGGCGCTTCAGTTTTTCGCCCTTGCGCTTGATCAGTTTGGGGCCGTACCCCTCGCCGAAGCTGACGGCGGTCCGCAGCAGGGCATATTCGTCTCGGATATGCGGGTAAAGGGCGAAGCTGATGGCGGTGATGTCGTAGGTGCCCGCCAGGGCCTCGACGTTGAGGGTTTCGATATCGAGGGGGATGTTGTCGAAGGCAACGTCGGGCTGCGTTACCCATCCGAATTTGACGGCATAGTACATGAAGATGTCGTCGGCATCCGGGGAATGGGCAATCAGCATTTTTTTCATAAAAGAACCTCGCATATTATTACGCCCATTTTAGCCAATGCGCGCTAAAATGCCGGAACGAATCAGACCTGAAAATATGACAGTTTGAAATAATATTTCTAACAAATTTCATATTGTCATAAAATGATCCAAAACGACTAAAGGGTTGTACGCACATGGACGCAAACAAGCAAAAATCACTCGAACTGGCGCTGAAACAGATTGACAAGGCATTCGGGAAGGGGACGCTGATGCGTCTGGGGGACAAGGAGATCGAGCCGATCAATGCGATCAGTACCGGCTCCATCGGCCTCGACCTGGCCCTGGGCATCAACGGGGTGCCGGAGGGGCGGGTCGTCGAGATCTACGGACCGGAGAGCTCGGGGAAAACGACACTGGCCCTCCAGATCACGGCCGAATCGCAGAAGAGAGGGGGCGTGTGCGCCTTTATCGACGCCGAGCACGCCCTGGACGTCGGCTATGCGAAAAACCTCGGTGTCGACGTCGAGAACCTGCTCGTCTCCCAGCCCGATTACGGTGAGCAGGCACTCGACATCGTCGAGACGATCGCCCGCTCCGGCGCGGTTGACCTGATCGTCGTCGACTCGGTCGCGGCACTGACCCCGAAAGTGGAAATCGAGGGGGAGATGAACGACCAGCAGGTCGGTGTCCAGGCCCGCCTGATGTCCAAGGCGCTGCGAAAGATCACCGGGGTACTGCACAAGATGAACACGACGATCATCTTCATCAACCAGATCCGGATGAAAATCGGTACGATGGGGTACGGTTCACCGGAGACGACGACGGGGGGGAACGCGCTGAAATTCTACGCCTCCGTCCGCATCGACGTCCGTAAAATCGCGACGCTGAAACAGGGCGAGAGCCAGATCGGGAACCGCGTCAAAGCGAAGGTCATCAAGAACAAAGTGGCCCCGCCGTTCCGCCAGGCGGAGTTCGATATCATGTTCGGCGAGGGGATCTCCAAAGAGGGTGAATTGGTGGATTATGGGGTAAAACTTGATATAATTGATAAGAGCGGAGCGTGGTTCAGCTACGAAGATGTCAAACTGGGTCAGGGGCGTGAAAACGTCAAGCAAAAGTTTAAAGAGGAACCGGCGCTCGCCATTGAAATCGAGAACAAAATACGGCACGCTATGGGCATGAGCAATATCATGCAGATGGACGAAAACGAAATGAATGAGGTAGATGAATGATTTATATCGATAATGTAACGGCAATGGAGGTGATGGATTCACGCGGGAATCCGACAGTCAAAGCGACAGTGGAACTGAGCGATGGTACGGTGGCAAGTGCGATCGTCCCTAGCGGTGCCAGTACGGGGAAACGCGAAGCGCTGGAACTGCGCGACGGCGGCGA is from Sulfurimonas sp. HSL-1656 and encodes:
- a CDS encoding phosphatidate cytidylyltransferase, yielding MKMAATETTKRVVTGAALIGAVVLLGWIDNFILMWAVLGGVYLLAFYEAANLYGLHHNASFAFAAMLWLLAAVYPYADDLFVLMGVAFAAYAAYKPRTDWRLFLPFAYPTAGMLFFLTLYKDYGLVAMAWLIVVVAAADIGAYVVGKSIGKTKFSETSPNKTLEGVIGGVVIATVAGVFVGLRVVNLEVAIAVSLATAVSAVFGDLYESYLKRKAGVKDSGNVLPGHGGVLDRIDGYLFGAVVMVILLRGLV
- the dxr gene encoding 1-deoxy-D-xylulose-5-phosphate reductoisomerase gives rise to the protein MIILGSTGSIGVNALAIAERFSLNVEALVAGNSIDRLNRQIEKHRPNWVVIANEADIPRVNHPNVLSGEEAILRVIEEADSEFVVNALVGFLGLRPTLKALERGKKVALANKESLVAAGAFIDTSRIHPIDSEHFGLWYLLNDSRPVKKMTITASGGAFRDWPLEKLSTATLEDALKHPNWSMGQKITIDSASMMNKLFELLEARWLFGELDYDAIIETRSLIHAFVDFADGSTTAHIAGANMQLPIAYALMGKVEEQILEPVDLLKVGGLEFREITQERYPVWQIKEALLREPQRGAVVNAANEAAIAQFIAGKIGFLDISRRVVDAFEHFDRVPGSVEEVFAIDEEVRAYVGAMS
- a CDS encoding alpha/beta hydrolase, which gives rise to MSKKVLLLHGWGGSDYPHWQSWLAGELAKNYGTVSFPLLDHPHFPSKNRWMRQVKALLEAFKPDVVICHSLANTLWFHLCHEGEIAPVENLFLIAPPRLDCEIETIKSFFPVTPPANLFAENVQLVTSTTDPYMTPEEAQALQRALNVPMTVLQDAGHINADSAYGEWPWILERVRECI
- the tsaD gene encoding tRNA (adenosine(37)-N6)-threonylcarbamoyltransferase complex transferase subunit TsaD yields the protein MILSIESSCDDSSIAITEIATKKLVYHKKISQELEHAVYGGVVPELASRLHAEALPKILEECKGWFGQLKAVAVTNAPGLSVTLVEGVTMAKALSLTLDIPLIGVNHLKGHIYSLFIGKETRFPLTVLLVSGGHTQVIEVGSLERMETVMRTMDDSFGESFDKVAKMMGLGYPGGPVIEKLALGGDRERYPFPIPLQKRGEMAFSYSGLKNAVRLAVEEGSEADYPDIAASFEHIATEHLFRKLRKYFKTRPPKRFAIVGGASANRYLRGRIEELLSPYGAELLLAELQYCSDNAAMIGRIAVDLYEAGAFTSIAELHSAPKSDF
- the tpx gene encoding thiol peroxidase produces the protein MATTMLKGNTVNLAGNEVNVGDKAPEVTVVNSNGLADKVVGGASGKKQLIVVVPSLDTPVCATETRNFNKQAAELGDIDLTIVSMDLPFAGGRFCSTEGIENLTVASDFRNKDFANAYGVLIADGPLAGVTCRAIFAVDADGIVTYKEIVPEITEEPNYDSALAAVK
- a CDS encoding TIGR04219 family outer membrane beta-barrel protein, coding for MKLWFKIVALTALSAVPVLSDILRVEAGGGAWMQTPKGTIAYETSTDSGSSTNREDQTQRGYAWLYVKHPVPVLPNLRLEYCNISTDGDVTVTLGSLIPVTTSSTSSFDTNEYDAVLYYNLLDNTFWTTLDLGVDIKALDYRFDVAPTNDLIAYGGYSKSGTLVLPLLYARARFEIPGTGLGIEGLGSYVSYQKSHVYDARVKADWTMTFVPGIQPGVEAGYRIQKITINVDDKAIDGDIDFSGLYVGAFLRF
- a CDS encoding TIGR04219 family outer membrane beta-barrel protein produces the protein MMSMKLKTAAALVAALFSLNASADFVRAEAGIGAFNAAPGGSFEDKSGSPSFDLKDDLGIDTENDLYVWAYVKHPVPVIPNVRLEYLNLTHNPDGSSAFNVSELDGILYYNILDDTFFVTVDIGLDIKYVTSDSKGFDDSETLALAYARARVEPLDSLGLETLVKVTNYQDNKGYDFRIKADYTMTSLPVIQPGLEIGYRIHKVQYAIGDFINKGEYTGVYGGLMLRF
- a CDS encoding UDP-N-acetylmuramate dehydrogenase — its product is MPYKSIDLSKLSSIRIGPVADVYMIEGDDYPDGAYLIGGANNVLFGTDLPPLMKLSKTYDFIRIVDGVLHIGAATPGGKIVSFCKKHDIAHFEFLSHLPGTLGGMLKMNAGLKEYEIFNRLIALRTKSGWHAKAKVPHGYRTTGIDEVVFEATFEIEPGFDPSKIELFKQMRANQPTDPSAGSAFKNPPGDYAGRLIESVGLKGYRIGDMAFSTMHANFLVNLGRGTFEEAVALLELAQQRVQEATGILLEREVIVIDRRWL
- a CDS encoding MqnA/MqnD/SBP family protein, encoding MKKMLIAHSPDADDIFMYYAVKFGWVTQPDVAFDNIPLDIETLNVEALAGTYDITAISFALYPHIRDEYALLRTAVSFGEGYGPKLIKRKGEKLKRRFKVALSGRYTTNAMLFRIAYPDARIVYMNFLEIEDAVKNGTVDAGVLIHESILTFDDTLEVERELWDVWQALAGPDLPLPLGGMAIRRSLPLTSAIAYEQTLTDAVRVARERKSELCELLLENNLVRIDAPTLDRYLELYANDDSVELSPLQYQAIDKLYELGFKHGFYDAPIRAEEYTIPREYLDFRHS
- the recA gene encoding recombinase RecA; translation: MDANKQKSLELALKQIDKAFGKGTLMRLGDKEIEPINAISTGSIGLDLALGINGVPEGRVVEIYGPESSGKTTLALQITAESQKRGGVCAFIDAEHALDVGYAKNLGVDVENLLVSQPDYGEQALDIVETIARSGAVDLIVVDSVAALTPKVEIEGEMNDQQVGVQARLMSKALRKITGVLHKMNTTIIFINQIRMKIGTMGYGSPETTTGGNALKFYASVRIDVRKIATLKQGESQIGNRVKAKVIKNKVAPPFRQAEFDIMFGEGISKEGELVDYGVKLDIIDKSGAWFSYEDVKLGQGRENVKQKFKEEPALAIEIENKIRHAMGMSNIMQMDENEMNEVDE